From one Pedobacter faecalis genomic stretch:
- a CDS encoding FecR family protein, whose translation MNGNFDRAYLQELACKWKKGQLTDQEWEYLRNWDESMLDDLLLLPDSSGGPDVVKSRMLNKVLAGMLAEARGESTEIDRDGNGLKDKQPYKLWPRIVAVAAAVATIVFGLWFFNDQSGRHSDDRRNLIDYASDVAPGNYGATITLADGKTIVLDSEKKGVVVGAELRYEDGSEVGSSRTEGRDLLRDRRSLGSLEMTEARITAATANGQTYAFTLPDGTKVWLNAASKIEFPISFKGLVKREVIVSGEAYFEVFRDKAQPFVVNTKNLRNGQYQRVEVLGTHFNINAYGEDGAIKTTLLEGSVSVSSLRGGTTRQPQLLKPNQQSVFTNQIKIQNVDAENAVAWKEGNFMFDHENLESAMNKIARWYNVQLEYKDNSVKQETFYGKFSRFDKLSTTLKTLERTGVVKFEITGNKVIIDKK comes from the coding sequence ATGAACGGCAATTTTGATAGGGCATATTTGCAGGAACTGGCTTGCAAATGGAAAAAGGGGCAGTTGACCGACCAGGAATGGGAATATCTGCGTAACTGGGATGAAAGTATGCTGGATGATTTGCTGTTATTGCCCGACAGCTCCGGCGGACCGGATGTGGTAAAAAGCCGGATGTTGAATAAGGTGCTTGCGGGGATGCTTGCAGAGGCCCGAGGGGAGAGCACAGAAATTGACAGGGATGGCAATGGACTCAAGGATAAACAGCCTTATAAACTATGGCCGCGGATTGTAGCTGTGGCTGCCGCTGTGGCGACTATCGTATTCGGGTTATGGTTCTTTAATGACCAATCGGGCCGTCATTCCGACGACAGGAGGAATCTCATAGACTATGCCAGTGACGTTGCACCGGGTAATTATGGTGCAACAATTACCTTGGCTGATGGAAAAACGATCGTATTGGATAGTGAGAAAAAGGGTGTGGTTGTTGGAGCGGAGTTGAGGTACGAAGATGGGAGTGAGGTGGGGTCATCTCGAACCGAAGGGAGAGATCTCTTGAGGGACAGGAGGTCTCTCGGTTCCCTCGAGATGACGGAGGCAAGGATAACGGCTGCGACCGCCAATGGACAAACCTACGCCTTTACATTACCAGATGGAACAAAAGTATGGCTTAACGCTGCTTCTAAAATAGAATTTCCGATATCATTCAAAGGGTTAGTCAAGCGGGAAGTAATAGTGAGTGGCGAAGCCTACTTTGAAGTATTTAGAGATAAAGCTCAACCGTTTGTGGTGAACACCAAAAATTTGAGGAACGGACAATACCAGCGGGTGGAGGTTTTGGGTACGCACTTTAACATTAATGCCTACGGTGAGGACGGCGCAATTAAAACAACCCTGCTTGAAGGAAGTGTTTCCGTTTCGTCATTGCGAGGAGGAACGACGCGGCAACCTCAACTTCTGAAACCCAACCAGCAATCGGTATTTACCAACCAGATCAAGATACAGAACGTAGATGCAGAAAATGCCGTGGCCTGGAAAGAAGGAAACTTTATGTTCGATCATGAAAACCTGGAAAGCGCTATGAATAAAATAGCGAGATGGTATAATGTGCAACTGGAGTATAAAGACAACAGCGTGAAGCAGGAAACCTTCTACGGCAAGTTCAGCAGGTTTGATAAGCTATCGACCACCCTGAAAACCCTGGAACGAACGGGAGTAGTGAAGTTTGAAATTACCGGAAACAAGGTCATTATCGATAAGAAATAA
- a CDS encoding type II toxin-antitoxin system antitoxin SocA domain-containing protein — MKSPITSKVMPVLNKKADLYFRKEAFTINFHYYYCEDSDEEFTDDKLDGINQTQVYNMYREKYGIPFPDEISSIREQYGLSSTKMSLVLGLGSNAYRLYEAGEMPSVANGRLVLSVKQPEAFIRQIEASSHLLTGKEQQKLTDRARKLQEEQKHDQWNNLLYRHIFGDPCPSEFNGYQTPRLDKIAALISFFSPKIDLYKTKMNKILFYCDFVMFKSTAHSMTGIAYRAIPYGPVPVEYDKLYMKLCDDGSISIVPKLLKDGNYGEIIQSEANGTYTFTDVEQQVLNKVLNKFKGKTTQQIVDISHEELGWLENENNKGIISYQKYAFNLKAI; from the coding sequence ATGAAAAGTCCGATCACTAGCAAAGTAATGCCTGTCTTAAACAAAAAAGCTGATTTGTATTTCAGAAAAGAAGCATTTACGATCAACTTCCATTATTATTATTGTGAAGATTCAGATGAGGAGTTTACAGATGATAAATTGGATGGCATTAATCAGACCCAGGTTTATAATATGTACAGGGAGAAATATGGGATTCCCTTTCCCGACGAAATTAGCTCAATACGGGAGCAATACGGACTTTCATCTACAAAAATGTCATTGGTTCTTGGATTGGGCAGCAATGCCTATCGCCTCTACGAGGCAGGAGAGATGCCCTCTGTTGCGAACGGTCGCCTTGTTTTATCTGTTAAGCAGCCGGAAGCATTCATCCGGCAAATAGAAGCAAGCAGCCATCTTTTAACTGGTAAAGAGCAGCAAAAGCTTACAGACAGAGCTAGGAAATTGCAGGAAGAACAGAAGCATGATCAATGGAATAACCTGCTTTATCGACACATTTTTGGCGATCCCTGCCCGTCCGAGTTCAATGGGTATCAAACGCCAAGGTTAGATAAAATCGCAGCACTTATCAGTTTTTTCAGCCCTAAGATCGATTTATATAAGACCAAGATGAATAAAATATTATTCTATTGCGACTTTGTAATGTTCAAAAGCACTGCGCATTCTATGACGGGAATAGCTTATAGAGCCATACCATACGGGCCTGTGCCTGTAGAATACGATAAACTATATATGAAACTATGTGATGATGGCAGCATCAGTATTGTTCCCAAGTTACTGAAAGATGGGAACTACGGCGAGATCATCCAGTCCGAAGCCAATGGAACGTACACCTTTACTGATGTCGAGCAGCAGGTTTTGAACAAAGTGTTAAACAAGTTTAAAGGCAAAACCACACAGCAGATCGTAGACATCAGTCATGAGGAGCTAGGTTGGCTAGAAAATGAAAATAATAAAGGCATAATAAGCTATCAAAAATATGCTTTTAACCTAAAAGCAATTTAA
- a CDS encoding RNA polymerase sigma-70 factor has product MSARRAYTDLELVALLKQGDASAMTELYERYWDKLLAVALNRLEHLEEAEECVQDVFLKLWKLRDKLELKYTLATYLAAAVRYRVYDLLAGQYYKQKHATGELTEAESGLSDELSADAQLLEKELLEQIEASVRQLPEKCRIVYRMSREQGLTNKQIAEELNISEKAVEAHMSRAFKGIRNNLAVAVPIAVLVLGGAV; this is encoded by the coding sequence ATGTCTGCTCGACGTGCTTATACTGATCTGGAACTGGTGGCTTTGCTGAAGCAGGGCGATGCTAGTGCTATGACCGAACTTTACGAACGGTATTGGGATAAGCTGCTGGCTGTGGCGCTGAATCGTCTGGAGCATCTGGAGGAGGCTGAAGAATGTGTGCAGGATGTGTTTCTGAAATTGTGGAAGCTGAGGGATAAACTCGAACTGAAATATACACTCGCTACCTATCTGGCGGCAGCGGTGCGGTACCGGGTGTATGACTTACTTGCGGGGCAATACTATAAACAAAAGCATGCTACCGGGGAGCTTACGGAGGCAGAAAGCGGGTTGAGCGATGAGTTATCGGCCGATGCGCAATTGCTGGAGAAGGAACTTCTGGAACAGATCGAAGCATCTGTGCGGCAGTTGCCCGAGAAGTGCCGCATCGTATATCGTATGAGCCGGGAACAGGGCCTGACGAACAAGCAGATCGCCGAGGAATTAAATATTTCGGAGAAGGCGGTCGAAGCACATATGTCGAGGGCTTTTAAAGGAATCAGAAACAATTTAGCGGTGGCGGTGCCGATTGCTGTGTTGGTATTGGGCGGCGCAGTATAA
- a CDS encoding DUF2683 family protein: MQKLIVQPRDKRQLSQVKSALKALGVPFTQEEVEPYDRDFVKKVESSLAEFEAGKTTKVKSEDLKKFLGLSNYNTLDFSLQ; encoded by the coding sequence ATGCAAAAACTTATTGTTCAGCCAAGAGATAAAAGGCAACTTTCACAAGTTAAAAGCGCACTAAAGGCCTTAGGCGTTCCTTTTACCCAAGAAGAGGTTGAACCTTATGATCGGGACTTTGTTAAAAAGGTCGAATCTAGTTTGGCAGAATTCGAGGCCGGAAAAACCACAAAAGTAAAATCTGAAGATCTTAAAAAATTTCTTGGCCTTTCAAACTACAATACTCTAGATTTCAGTCTTCAGTAG
- a CDS encoding DUF1572 domain-containing protein, translating into MKNEYLESVLKQFLYYKMLGDRTFDQLTEEQLFMQHNPDSNSIATIVKHMAGNMLSRWTDLLTTDGEKPWRNRDAEFENDLGSKQEMLKLWEQGWKVLLDSLRSLFDDDLSKIVYIRNEGHTVMEAINRQLAHYPYHVGQIVYIGKMLSSNWQSLSIPKGNSAAFNADKFAQERHRGHFTDEVLNPKGSTED; encoded by the coding sequence ATGAAAAATGAGTATCTGGAAAGCGTATTAAAGCAGTTTTTGTACTACAAAATGCTGGGCGATAGAACCTTTGATCAGCTTACAGAAGAACAGTTGTTTATGCAGCATAATCCGGACAGCAACAGCATCGCGACGATCGTTAAGCATATGGCGGGTAATATGCTTAGCCGCTGGACAGATTTGTTAACGACCGACGGAGAAAAGCCCTGGCGCAACCGTGACGCTGAGTTTGAGAATGATCTGGGTTCAAAGCAAGAGATGCTGAAATTATGGGAGCAGGGCTGGAAGGTTTTACTGGATAGCCTTCGCTCGCTATTCGATGATGACCTTAGCAAAATTGTCTATATCCGTAACGAGGGCCACACGGTGATGGAAGCAATTAACCGGCAACTGGCACATTATCCTTATCATGTCGGGCAAATCGTTTATATCGGCAAGATGCTGTCTTCTAACTGGCAGTCTTTATCTATTCCAAAGGGAAATTCAGCGGCGTTCAATGCCGATAAATTTGCGCAGGAAAGGCATCGCGGGCACTTTACTGATGAGGTTCTGAATCCGAAGGGCTCTACTGAAGACTGA
- a CDS encoding Rpn family recombination-promoting nuclease/putative transposase, with protein MPITSRFLDPLTDFGFKRLFGSEPDKDIMIDFLNVLFEGEKVIADISYSPTEINGASSKEKKVLLDLTCTGVDGEKFIIEMQRTDQEFFSDRCVFYMSRLISSQLTKDSSNWSSALSEVYLIGIMEFSFRESDGDYLHNIKLANLKTGKVFHNGMGYKFLELPNFDKSEAELQTDLDKWFYVLKNLSSLDKIPAILDKRVFQKIFKIAEVSKMTKEEQELYDSDLKAKSDWNAGIEWAKKQADHEATLRIALNFLKRGFTAEQVSAGTGLSLEEVHKLQS; from the coding sequence ATGCCAATTACATCCAGATTCCTCGACCCGCTTACCGACTTTGGTTTCAAACGCCTCTTCGGGAGCGAACCCGACAAAGACATCATGATCGATTTTCTAAACGTTCTCTTTGAGGGCGAGAAAGTCATTGCCGACATCAGTTACAGTCCGACCGAAATAAACGGAGCTAGTTCAAAAGAGAAAAAAGTGCTTCTCGACCTCACCTGCACTGGTGTCGATGGAGAAAAGTTTATTATTGAAATGCAGCGCACCGATCAGGAGTTCTTCAGCGACCGCTGCGTGTTTTATATGTCAAGATTGATCAGCTCCCAACTGACCAAAGACAGTTCCAACTGGTCTTCAGCCCTCAGTGAGGTCTATTTAATCGGGATCATGGAGTTTTCTTTCAGGGAATCCGATGGCGACTATCTGCATAATATCAAGTTGGCAAATCTTAAGACCGGCAAGGTTTTTCACAATGGCATGGGTTATAAATTCCTGGAATTGCCTAACTTTGATAAGAGCGAAGCGGAATTGCAGACCGACCTGGACAAATGGTTTTATGTTTTAAAAAACCTGAGCAGTCTGGACAAGATACCTGCAATCCTCGACAAAAGAGTTTTTCAAAAGATCTTTAAAATTGCGGAGGTAAGCAAAATGACTAAAGAAGAACAAGAACTTTACGATTCAGATCTCAAAGCCAAATCTGACTGGAACGCAGGGATTGAGTGGGCTAAGAAGCAGGCCGATCACGAAGCAACATTGAGGATAGCTCTTAACTTCCTCAAACGTGGCTTTACCGCGGAGCAAGTTTCTGCAGGAACTGGCTTGTCATTGGAAGAAGTGCACAAACTTCAGAGTTAG
- a CDS encoding dihydrofolate reductase family protein, whose translation MRKLILGLAVTLDGYIEGPNGEYDWCFTDQDYGLNEFYERIDAMFIGRKSYETLQKHVAEHGGEAVPGMPPLQEYVFSNTLQEVKEGAVLVSGDSMIEAQRLKEMPGKDIWLFGGASLNEAMMKAGLVDELWLSVHPILLGSGRPLFTGQDHRSQLTLLESKTYETGLVSLRYDILR comes from the coding sequence ATGAGGAAACTAATTTTAGGATTGGCCGTTACGCTTGACGGTTATATCGAAGGTCCAAACGGTGAATATGATTGGTGCTTCACGGACCAGGATTATGGTCTGAATGAATTTTATGAGCGGATCGATGCGATGTTTATCGGGCGGAAAAGCTATGAAACTTTGCAAAAGCATGTGGCTGAGCATGGGGGTGAAGCTGTTCCCGGCATGCCTCCGCTTCAAGAATATGTGTTTTCGAATACACTACAAGAGGTGAAGGAGGGCGCGGTGTTGGTTTCGGGCGATAGTATGATCGAGGCCCAGCGCCTGAAGGAAATGCCGGGCAAAGACATTTGGTTGTTCGGTGGTGCCTCTCTGAATGAGGCCATGATGAAGGCTGGGCTAGTGGATGAGTTGTGGTTATCGGTACACCCGATATTGCTTGGCAGCGGAAGGCCATTGTTTACCGGACAGGACCATCGTTCGCAGCTTACTTTGCTGGAAAGTAAGACTTATGAAACGGGTTTGGTATCGCTGCGTTATGATATCTTAAGGTAG
- a CDS encoding AraC family transcriptional regulator translates to MQLQLYNIKPKLAPYVKSICTMECDKDADTSHVRVLPDACVEIFLNYTSSPVAVIDERLYTRSIVTFRMNRYADVRMRKGSGCVALCFYPGMAQRFFKIPMSELANTTTPLSDLWKSSSGILEEQLELSSSALEKVNILQNYLIAQLMGSKTDAVFVYCMKHIEHAKGNLSAGDISGLSGLSQRQLSRKFGHNLGLPPKEYLRVTRFIYSLQQLKYYPNHSLTELAHRSGYYDQAHFIRDYKEFTGSTPGVLVRSDHILY, encoded by the coding sequence ATGCAACTGCAGTTATATAACATCAAGCCAAAGCTTGCGCCTTACGTAAAGTCGATTTGTACCATGGAATGCGATAAGGATGCAGATACGAGCCATGTCCGTGTTTTGCCAGACGCTTGTGTGGAAATTTTTCTCAACTATACAAGTTCGCCTGTGGCGGTGATTGATGAGCGATTGTACACGCGAAGCATCGTAACATTCAGGATGAACCGGTATGCGGATGTTCGAATGCGAAAAGGATCCGGTTGTGTCGCCCTGTGCTTTTATCCCGGAATGGCACAGCGTTTTTTCAAGATCCCGATGAGTGAACTAGCCAATACCACTACGCCGCTTTCTGATCTTTGGAAGTCGAGTTCGGGTATTCTGGAAGAGCAACTGGAACTCAGTAGTTCAGCGCTGGAGAAAGTTAATATCTTGCAGAACTATCTCATTGCACAGCTTATGGGCAGCAAAACGGATGCTGTCTTTGTATATTGTATGAAGCATATTGAACATGCAAAGGGTAATCTTTCCGCGGGTGACATCAGTGGTCTCTCCGGATTGAGTCAGCGCCAGCTTTCCAGAAAGTTTGGTCATAACCTGGGTTTACCGCCGAAGGAGTACTTGCGGGTCACCCGGTTCATTTACTCTCTACAGCAATTAAAATACTATCCGAATCATTCGCTTACTGAGCTCGCTCATAGATCTGGGTATTATGATCAGGCACATTTTATAAGGGATTATAAGGAATTTACAGGGAGTACGCCGGGTGTATTGGTGCGCTCGGATCATATTTTGTATTGA
- a CDS encoding TlpA family protein disulfide reductase — MIFRQSLPATERESHSGQEIRTLPYPPVVVKLGEKMADTALKSLDGTVHTLSDFKGKYLLIDFWSMVVAHASDRWQRNVRAGRQVWRKWNTTLYYHKSGRCTDRFMGGYSQGLLTKKLEELLKI; from the coding sequence GTGATATTCCGACAGTCTTTGCCGGCGACAGAACGGGAAAGTCATTCGGGACAGGAAATCCGTACCCTCCCTTATCCACCAGTCGTCGTGAAACTGGGAGAAAAGATGGCTGACACGGCATTGAAGAGTCTGGACGGTACAGTGCATACCTTGTCAGACTTTAAAGGCAAATATTTACTTATCGATTTCTGGAGCATGGTCGTGGCCCATGCATCTGACCGATGGCAAAGGAATGTCCGGGCTGGCCGCCAGGTATGGCGTAAGTGGAATACCACATTATATTATCATAAGTCCGGACGGTGTACTGATAGATTCATGGGTGGTTACTCCCAGGGCCTTCTCACTAAAAAACTGGAAGAGCTACTCAAAATTTAA
- a CDS encoding Rpn family recombination-promoting nuclease/putative transposase produces MPITSRFLDPLTDFGFKRLFGSEPDKDIMIDFLNVLFEGEKVIADISYSPTEINGASSKEKKVLFDLTCTGADGEKFIIEMQRTDQEFFSDRCVFYMSRLISSQLAKDSSNWSSALSEVYLIGIMEFSFKESDGDYLHNIKLANLKTGKVFHNGMGYKFLELPNFDKSEAELQTDLDKWFYILKNLSSLDKIPAILDKRVFQKIFKIAEVSKMTKEEQELYDSDLKAKSDWNAGIEWAKKQAAQEAYDEASREAEERILQIAHDLKMQIARKLKQKGASDAEISELTGLSLEEIKAL; encoded by the coding sequence ATGCCAATTACATCCAGATTCCTCGACCCGCTTACCGACTTTGGTTTCAAACGCCTCTTCGGGAGCGAACCCGACAAAGACATTATGATCGACTTTCTAAACGTTCTCTTTGAGGGCGAGAAAGTCATTGCCGACATCAGTTACAGTCCGACCGAAATAAACGGAGCTAGTTCAAAAGAGAAAAAAGTGCTTTTCGACCTCACCTGCACCGGCGCCGACGGTGAAAAGTTTATCATCGAAATGCAACGTACCGATCAGGAGTTCTTCAGCGACCGCTGCGTGTTCTATATGTCAAGATTGATCAGCTCCCAACTGGCCAAAGACAGCTCCAATTGGTCCTCAGCTCTCAGTGAGGTATATCTGATCGGCATTATGGAGTTTTCTTTCAAGGAATCCGACGGCGACTACTTGCATAACATCAAACTGGCAAATCTTAAGACCGGCAAGGTTTTTCACAATGGCATGGGTTATAAATTCCTGGAATTGCCTAACTTTGATAAGAGCGAAGCGGAATTGCAGACCGACCTGGACAAATGGTTTTACATATTGAAGAACCTGAGCAGTCTGGACAAAATCCCTGCAATCCTAGACAAAAGGGTTTTTCAAAAGATCTTTAAAATTGCGGAGGTAAGCAAAATGACTAAAGAAGAACAAGAACTTTACGATTCAGATCTCAAAGCCAAATCTGATTGGAACGCAGGTATTGAGTGGGCTAAGAAGCAAGCTGCGCAGGAAGCATATGACGAAGCATCTAGAGAAGCAGAAGAACGCATATTGCAGATCGCCCATGACCTTAAAATGCAGATCGCCCGAAAACTCAAACAGAAAGGAGCCAGTGACGCTGAAATCTCGGAACTCACTGGGCTTTCCCTCGAGGAAATCAAAGCGCTGTAG
- a CDS encoding outer membrane beta-barrel protein, whose amino-acid sequence MKRSPALRFIVTLLIFFGSLSLHAQQSRKVSGSITDTAKTAISGATVLLISEKDTLKSITDSEGYFSFSKITVNKFSLEISSVAYQKVSFEHSFTEKERHKRLEPIELKPSNQMLKEVVIKGKPNPVRFMQDTVEFNAEAFQVLEGDNVADLIKQFPGMEVDDQYNVKSMGKQMVKLRVNGEDFFTGDVNEFIRRLPAGIVSKIQVIDDFGDEANFTGIKVGEPRKLLNIVTKPGMDNGTFGNASANAGSNDMIGSGLSGNLWKGGKQTSAQGNIGTQNNGAGTSRNITGGFSHNDKFGKYTRGGFGYNFGNNSNAFSQEQVMESVYPEGTFVNNSRSAGDNGGSRHHLNGNLHFNNKKLFFTANFNGALNRSDAANSSATNQFGLVRQDLRNSTQSKNSTPNLNASFSAARKPSKSPHRITFSGGVSTSGNNGTQQINTNTLYYNKATGALEKDSVLNRDLLNRSDNRGFNAGFNYSFGFKKPKDSLVNRHLTLGYSGSINLSSSQVSTFVNDNITGRVALVDSLSQSFRSTSLSQSLNLNYNYSRKNFRYNFGINARPNMLSNEDLKLKQKFVNNTFNYAPSASLGKTFAKNKTISASYNGSNNNPSIHQLQPIRNTQNLQNIVVGNPDLKASFNHSMSLSFNYNHAKTGFSVQTGLNASVTQREIVDHVILIPDTLDSYRQITRYENVNGNYGVNANYYANFPFLKNKLFFGLSGNIGRSNRAILFNNQRAFGSGLNFAQRLNGRYNFKKFNVSMNLNYSVTNNNDAGSLLRTAYMQQPMGLGMISAPAFFRSNALQMNVSGSMRLKTLSLSAGGNYANTRSGTGVDSTLRDVSNINLNMQAELTVKKSYHIRFDAYKRINYGYALQEANPMIINMALSKGFLKNTLRFNLSGNDLLAQGNNISRVLSGNTIIDSRTKQQTRVFTLGLSYDLSKFGGRVFRVDAD is encoded by the coding sequence TTGAAACGCTCTCCTGCTCTTCGGTTCATCGTCACGCTTCTTATTTTTTTCGGAAGTCTGAGTCTCCACGCCCAACAAAGCCGAAAGGTCTCCGGCAGCATAACCGATACCGCTAAAACGGCCATATCTGGCGCCACAGTGCTGCTGATCTCCGAAAAAGATACGCTTAAAAGCATAACCGATTCCGAAGGCTATTTCAGCTTTTCAAAAATAACCGTCAATAAGTTTTCGCTGGAGATCAGCAGTGTTGCCTATCAAAAAGTCAGCTTTGAGCATAGCTTTACAGAAAAAGAACGACATAAGCGGCTCGAGCCTATCGAACTGAAGCCGTCCAACCAAATGCTTAAAGAAGTGGTCATCAAAGGCAAACCCAACCCGGTCAGGTTCATGCAAGACACAGTGGAGTTCAATGCCGAAGCCTTTCAGGTGCTTGAGGGCGATAACGTAGCAGATCTGATCAAGCAGTTTCCAGGCATGGAGGTCGACGACCAGTACAACGTGAAGTCCATGGGCAAGCAGATGGTTAAGTTGAGGGTAAACGGTGAAGATTTCTTTACTGGCGACGTCAATGAGTTCATCCGGCGCCTGCCTGCCGGTATCGTATCTAAAATTCAGGTCATCGACGATTTTGGGGATGAGGCGAACTTTACGGGTATTAAGGTGGGCGAACCCAGAAAGTTGCTGAACATTGTCACCAAACCGGGTATGGACAACGGCACCTTCGGCAACGCATCTGCAAATGCGGGATCCAACGACATGATCGGAAGCGGCCTCAGCGGCAATCTCTGGAAGGGCGGAAAGCAGACCTCCGCTCAGGGCAATATCGGAACCCAAAACAACGGAGCCGGAACAAGCAGAAACATTACCGGAGGGTTCAGTCATAACGACAAGTTCGGTAAATATACCCGCGGCGGCTTTGGATACAATTTCGGAAATAACAGCAACGCCTTCTCTCAGGAGCAGGTTATGGAATCTGTATATCCAGAGGGAACTTTTGTGAACAATTCCAGAAGTGCTGGCGACAATGGCGGAAGCCGTCACCACTTGAACGGTAACCTGCATTTTAATAACAAGAAGCTCTTCTTCACCGCTAACTTCAACGGTGCTTTAAACCGCTCCGATGCGGCAAACAGCTCGGCGACCAATCAATTCGGCCTCGTCCGGCAAGATTTGCGCAACAGCACACAGTCGAAGAACTCGACACCCAACCTGAACGCTTCTTTCTCAGCTGCCCGCAAGCCTTCAAAATCACCGCACCGCATCACGTTCAGCGGTGGCGTTTCCACATCAGGAAATAACGGCACACAGCAGATCAATACGAATACATTGTACTACAACAAAGCCACAGGCGCCCTCGAAAAAGATTCGGTGCTTAATCGCGACCTCCTTAACCGGTCGGACAACCGAGGTTTTAATGCGGGGTTTAACTATAGCTTTGGGTTTAAAAAACCTAAAGACAGTCTGGTAAACCGTCACCTTACCTTGGGTTACAGCGGCAGTATCAACCTGTCATCCAGCCAGGTATCAACTTTTGTGAACGACAATATCACAGGCCGCGTCGCGCTGGTCGACTCGCTCAGCCAGTCGTTCCGGTCAACCAGCCTGAGCCAATCACTCAACCTCAACTACAACTATAGCCGCAAAAATTTCCGGTACAACTTCGGAATCAATGCGCGGCCCAACATGCTCAGCAACGAGGACCTGAAACTGAAGCAAAAATTTGTAAACAACACTTTCAATTATGCTCCAAGCGCCAGTCTAGGCAAAACCTTTGCGAAAAACAAGACTATTTCCGCCAGTTATAACGGCTCCAACAACAATCCCTCCATCCATCAACTTCAGCCGATCCGCAATACCCAAAACCTGCAAAATATCGTTGTTGGCAACCCCGACCTGAAAGCGTCCTTCAATCATAGTATGAGCCTGAGCTTTAACTACAATCATGCAAAGACTGGCTTTTCCGTGCAAACAGGCCTGAATGCCAGCGTTACGCAGCGCGAAATTGTGGATCATGTAATCCTCATACCCGACACGCTCGACAGCTACCGGCAGATCACCCGCTATGAGAACGTAAACGGCAATTACGGAGTCAACGCGAATTATTACGCCAATTTCCCGTTCCTGAAAAACAAGCTTTTTTTCGGTCTCTCCGGCAATATTGGTCGCTCTAACCGGGCAATCCTGTTTAACAATCAGCGGGCCTTCGGTTCGGGGCTCAACTTTGCGCAGAGGCTCAACGGGCGCTATAACTTCAAGAAGTTCAATGTAAGCATGAACCTGAATTACTCGGTTACAAACAACAATGATGCAGGTTCGCTCCTACGCACAGCCTATATGCAGCAGCCTATGGGTTTGGGCATGATCAGCGCACCTGCCTTCTTCCGAAGCAATGCGCTCCAGATGAACGTAAGCGGCAGCATGCGACTAAAAACGCTCTCGCTCTCGGCGGGCGGAAACTATGCAAATACCAGGAGTGGCACCGGGGTCGATTCTACCTTGCGTGATGTGTCGAACATCAACTTAAACATGCAGGCGGAACTTACGGTTAAGAAATCTTACCACATCAGATTTGACGCATATAAGCGCATCAACTATGGTTATGCCCTTCAGGAGGCCAACCCAATGATCATCAACATGGCCTTAAGCAAAGGCTTTTTAAAAAATACGCTTAGGTTTAACCTGAGCGGGAACGATCTGCTTGCCCAAGGCAATAACATTTCACGTGTGCTGTCGGGCAACACGATCATCGACAGCCGGACTAAACAACAAACCCGGGTGTTTACCCTCGGCCTCAGCTACGATTTATCTAAGTTTGGTGGCAGGGTGTTCCGTGTTGATGCCGACTAG